One window from the genome of Streptomyces sp. NBC_00287 encodes:
- a CDS encoding PucR family transcriptional regulator, whose protein sequence is MNLQGVVSALQARLPELGEQMAQRIRSDVDAYKDESLIPFDSLRSSCTANADLLLNQLGRAGAQDPSPARETGRLRAEQGVPLADTLHAYRIGFELLWTDILAEARTHPDVTDAQLVSQSAEIWALFGRYAEAVAAAYRETTAELTSRRQARRSALVEALFTGVIADRTLWEAARELGLPDRGPYVVAVAAADAPGEEPLAGTEAALRQAQVHFAWRLLPDQQIGLAALPTLTAESTCLRILRRAGARVGISPCFHSLQDTPQALRFARLALAGLQGTGPGLARFDDNPLAMVVAAAPAEAAHLVEVVLQPLLDLPAAERSRLLQTLEHWYAAAGSATDAARSLFVHPNTVRYRLRRVEELTARSLSDPRTAADIGAALLAVRRAGASFS, encoded by the coding sequence ATGAACCTCCAAGGAGTGGTCTCGGCACTTCAGGCGAGGCTGCCGGAACTGGGCGAACAGATGGCGCAGCGCATCCGCTCGGACGTCGACGCCTACAAGGACGAGTCGCTGATCCCCTTCGACTCGCTGCGCAGCTCGTGCACCGCCAACGCGGACCTGCTCCTGAACCAGCTCGGCCGCGCGGGCGCACAGGACCCGAGCCCGGCCCGGGAGACCGGCCGCCTCCGCGCCGAGCAGGGCGTACCGCTGGCGGACACCCTGCACGCGTACCGGATCGGCTTCGAGCTCCTGTGGACGGACATCCTCGCCGAGGCACGCACCCATCCCGACGTCACCGACGCCCAGTTGGTCTCCCAGTCCGCGGAGATCTGGGCCCTGTTCGGCCGCTACGCAGAGGCGGTGGCGGCGGCCTACCGGGAGACCACCGCCGAACTGACCTCGCGGCGTCAGGCACGCCGCTCGGCATTGGTGGAGGCGCTGTTCACCGGCGTCATCGCCGACCGCACGCTGTGGGAGGCCGCCCGCGAGCTGGGCCTGCCCGACCGCGGGCCGTACGTGGTCGCCGTGGCGGCCGCCGACGCTCCCGGCGAGGAGCCACTGGCGGGGACGGAAGCGGCACTGCGTCAGGCCCAGGTCCACTTCGCCTGGCGGCTGCTGCCCGACCAGCAGATCGGCCTGGCCGCCCTTCCCACGCTGACGGCGGAGAGCACCTGCCTGCGCATCCTGCGCCGCGCGGGCGCCCGCGTAGGCATCAGCCCCTGCTTTCACTCGCTGCAGGACACCCCGCAGGCTCTGCGCTTCGCCCGTCTGGCTCTGGCCGGCCTCCAGGGCACCGGACCCGGCCTCGCACGGTTCGACGACAACCCGCTGGCCATGGTCGTCGCCGCCGCCCCGGCCGAGGCGGCGCACCTCGTGGAAGTCGTCCTCCAGCCCCTGCTCGACCTCCCGGCCGCGGAGCGTTCCCGTCTCCTTCAGACCCTTGAGCACTGGTACGCCGCCGCCGGCTCCGCCACGGACGCGGCACGCAGTCTCTTCGTCCACCCCAACACCGTCCGCTACCGGCTGCGCCGCGTCGAGGAGCTGACGGCCCGCTCCCTGTCCGATCCACGAACGGCGGCGGACATCGGCGCGGCGCTTCTGGCGGTCCGCCGGGCGGGCGCGTCATTCAGTTGA
- a CDS encoding long-chain-fatty-acid--CoA ligase, translating to MANLAQFLVETARRQPERPALRLGGQVTSYAELDERSARAAALLRSGGVRPGDRIALMLPNVPEFVVLYYGVLRAGAVVVPMNPLLKTRETEYHLRDSGARMLFEWHQAPGEGAQGAAAAGVRHMAVEPSAFAGLLAGHEPLPEVSEPDDEGVAVLLYTSGTTGRPKGATLTHAGLRHNTDVNAVHVQQMTAEDVVVGCLPLFHIFGQICTMSVTVRAGASLTLIPRFDPQTVLDAIARDGATIFEGVPTMYAALLQHPSQADVSTLRMCVSGGASLPVEILHGFERRFGCVVLEGFGMSETSPVVTFNHPDRPRKAGSIGTPIKDVEVRLLDDKGQDVAPGEIGELAVRGPNVMQGYWNRPEETAAAIPDGWLRSGDLARQDADGYLYIVDRKKDMIIRGGYNVYPREIEEVLHEHPAVALAAVVGVTDAHLGEEIAAAVVLRPNAQATPDELRQFVKERVAAYKYPREVWLVDTLPTGPSGKILKREISAPAG from the coding sequence ATGGCCAATCTGGCTCAGTTCCTGGTGGAGACGGCACGGCGGCAGCCGGAACGCCCCGCACTGCGACTGGGGGGCCAGGTCACCAGCTACGCGGAGCTCGACGAGCGCAGCGCCCGCGCAGCCGCGCTGCTGCGGTCCGGGGGCGTACGACCGGGCGACCGGATCGCTCTGATGCTGCCCAACGTTCCCGAGTTCGTCGTCCTGTACTACGGCGTGCTGCGCGCCGGAGCGGTCGTCGTACCGATGAACCCACTGCTGAAGACCCGTGAGACCGAGTACCACCTGCGCGACTCGGGCGCCAGGATGCTCTTCGAGTGGCACCAGGCGCCGGGCGAGGGCGCGCAGGGCGCGGCCGCCGCCGGAGTGCGGCACATGGCCGTCGAGCCCTCCGCCTTCGCCGGCCTGCTGGCCGGTCACGAGCCGCTGCCGGAGGTGAGTGAGCCGGACGACGAGGGCGTGGCTGTGCTGCTGTACACCTCCGGCACCACCGGCCGCCCCAAGGGCGCCACGCTCACCCACGCCGGGCTGCGGCACAACACCGACGTCAACGCGGTCCATGTGCAGCAGATGACGGCGGAGGACGTGGTCGTGGGCTGTCTGCCGCTGTTCCACATCTTCGGCCAGATCTGCACGATGAGCGTGACCGTCCGCGCCGGTGCCTCGCTCACCCTGATCCCCCGCTTCGACCCGCAGACCGTGCTGGACGCCATCGCCCGCGACGGGGCGACGATCTTCGAGGGCGTACCGACCATGTACGCGGCCCTGCTCCAGCACCCGTCACAGGCCGACGTATCCACGCTGCGGATGTGCGTCTCCGGCGGAGCCTCGCTGCCGGTGGAGATCCTGCACGGCTTCGAGCGTCGCTTCGGCTGTGTGGTGCTGGAGGGCTTCGGCATGTCCGAGACCAGTCCGGTGGTCACCTTCAACCACCCCGACCGGCCGCGCAAGGCCGGGTCCATCGGCACCCCGATCAAGGACGTGGAGGTGCGGCTCCTCGACGACAAGGGCCAGGACGTGGCCCCCGGCGAGATCGGCGAACTGGCCGTGCGCGGGCCGAACGTGATGCAGGGGTACTGGAACCGCCCGGAGGAGACGGCGGCCGCCATCCCGGACGGCTGGCTGCGCAGCGGCGACCTCGCGCGTCAGGACGCGGACGGCTATCTGTACATCGTGGACCGCAAGAAGGACATGATCATCCGCGGTGGCTACAACGTCTACCCGCGCGAGATCGAGGAGGTGCTCCACGAGCACCCGGCCGTCGCGCTGGCCGCGGTGGTGGGCGTGACCGACGCACATCTGGGCGAGGAGATCGCGGCCGCGGTAGTGCTGCGCCCAAACGCACAGGCCACACCCGACGAGCTCCGGCAGTTCGTCAAGGAGCGGGTGGCGGCGTACAAGTACCCGCGCGAGGTGTGGCTCGTGGACACACTGCCGACCGGCCCCAGCGGCAAGATCCTCAAAAGGGAGATCAGCGCGCCGGCGGGGTGA
- a CDS encoding NAD(P)/FAD-dependent oxidoreductase, with amino-acid sequence MKVIIIGTGVLGVSVARQLAVVGEEVLLVDQQGAGTGTSATTFAWTNSSRKLDPDYHRLNLAGMEEHTRLAEQLPGAPSYFPSGAMQWADSESEQWLAGNVERLHSLGYPSHWVTPAEARRIAGDLRIPQTIRCIAHFPSEGYVLPDLFMRNLLADAERHGARLAFGEVVAIDDRADGVSVTLAGGETVKGDRVVLAAGRWTQRLAAGAGISIPMVTATSRGSQAVGLLGYARTPEVGLRCVIHSPGLNLRPAAGGQTVLQALDLNADVDPANPPSVDGDLARTLARRFLALLPEPSHAPQIDLRVGLRSLPADGHSVAGYTSKQSRVYCLVSHSGVTLAPILGRLAASEITTDQEQDLLRPFRPTRFIGARRSDTEVDQRATTLGEQ; translated from the coding sequence ATGAAGGTCATCATTATCGGTACCGGTGTGCTGGGGGTAAGCGTCGCAAGGCAGCTTGCCGTGGTCGGCGAGGAAGTTCTCCTGGTGGATCAGCAGGGAGCCGGCACCGGTACCAGCGCAACCACCTTCGCCTGGACCAACTCCAGCAGGAAGCTGGACCCGGACTACCACAGGCTCAACCTCGCGGGGATGGAGGAGCACACCAGGCTCGCCGAGCAACTGCCCGGCGCGCCGTCCTACTTCCCCAGCGGAGCAATGCAGTGGGCGGACTCCGAAAGCGAGCAATGGCTCGCCGGGAACGTGGAACGACTGCACTCCCTCGGCTACCCCTCCCACTGGGTCACGCCTGCCGAAGCCAGGCGAATCGCAGGCGACCTCCGGATCCCGCAGACCATCAGGTGCATCGCTCACTTCCCCAGCGAGGGATACGTGCTGCCCGACCTCTTCATGAGGAACCTGCTGGCCGACGCCGAACGGCACGGAGCCAGACTGGCATTCGGCGAGGTCGTGGCCATTGATGACCGAGCTGACGGAGTGTCCGTCACGCTGGCCGGAGGAGAAACCGTCAAGGGCGATCGCGTCGTGCTGGCGGCGGGCCGCTGGACGCAGCGGCTGGCTGCAGGGGCCGGTATCAGCATTCCCATGGTGACGGCTACCAGTCGCGGATCGCAGGCCGTCGGCCTGCTCGGGTACGCCAGAACTCCGGAAGTCGGCCTTCGCTGTGTGATCCACAGCCCGGGCCTCAACCTCCGCCCCGCGGCCGGCGGTCAGACCGTCCTGCAGGCTCTCGATCTGAACGCGGACGTCGACCCGGCAAACCCTCCATCAGTGGACGGGGACCTTGCACGCACCCTCGCCCGGCGCTTCTTGGCACTGCTGCCCGAGCCGAGTCACGCACCACAGATCGACTTGCGCGTCGGCTTGCGGTCATTGCCCGCGGATGGCCACAGCGTCGCCGGCTACACCTCCAAGCAGTCCCGCGTCTACTGCCTGGTCTCGCACAGCGGCGTCACCCTGGCACCGATTCTGGGACGACTGGCCGCGAGCGAGATCACCACCGATCAGGAGCAGGACCTCCTGCGGCCTTTCCGGCCCACACGATTCATCGGCGCACGGCGCTCGGACACCGAAGTCGACCAACGCGCCACCACTCTGGGCGAGCAGTAA
- a CDS encoding flavin-containing monooxygenase, translating to MRIAVIGAGVAGLATAKVLLQAGHHVQVFDKSPDVGGVWSRTRRYPGLTTQSPKAQYALSDLPMPKDYPEWPTGAQVQAYLAEYAAAFGIERVLRLSTEVTHARPGTDGTWTIETRDSTGTEIQWDFDRLVVANGVFCEPAVPSYPGTEEFTAAGGRLCAGTEFHDAEDARDKHVLVVGYGKSACDITVPISEVAASTDVIARQLLWKMPRKVGGVLNFKMLLMTRLGEALFRYIRLRGFEKFLHGPGNGLRRRMINSIGSVSVRQFGLRRLGLVPPGQMEDIVRGAIGLATEGFFEGVAAGSIVVRHDRTIVRLLAASGRPFAELSDGTTLPADIVVCATGFTQGVPFLPEEVREQLLDERGNFMLYRQILPVGVPALYFNGYNSSFFSPLNAEMAAVWIAADLAGALPLPDTPTMRQAVVDQLAFMDIAMNKHHCHGTKIIPFSLHNVDEVLGDLGIDIKRRTRAAHWLNPVDPAAYRHIAPAALARNKSYDPQAGSGPAPAGDTARAV from the coding sequence ATGAGGATCGCGGTCATTGGTGCCGGGGTGGCGGGTCTGGCCACGGCGAAAGTGCTCCTGCAGGCCGGACACCACGTCCAGGTCTTCGACAAGTCTCCCGACGTCGGCGGTGTCTGGAGCCGGACGCGCCGCTATCCCGGCCTGACGACGCAGAGCCCGAAGGCGCAGTACGCGCTCTCGGACCTGCCCATGCCCAAGGACTACCCCGAGTGGCCGACGGGCGCCCAGGTCCAGGCGTATCTCGCCGAGTACGCCGCCGCGTTCGGCATAGAACGGGTCCTGCGGCTGAGCACCGAGGTCACGCACGCCCGCCCCGGTACCGACGGCACCTGGACCATCGAGACCCGCGACAGCACGGGCACCGAGATCCAGTGGGACTTCGACCGTCTCGTCGTCGCGAACGGCGTCTTCTGCGAACCGGCCGTCCCGTCCTACCCGGGGACCGAGGAGTTCACGGCGGCCGGAGGCCGGCTCTGCGCCGGAACCGAGTTCCACGACGCCGAGGACGCCCGCGACAAGCACGTCCTCGTCGTGGGCTACGGCAAGTCGGCGTGCGACATCACCGTTCCGATCAGCGAGGTCGCCGCGAGTACCGACGTCATCGCGCGTCAGCTGCTGTGGAAGATGCCGCGCAAGGTCGGCGGGGTCCTCAACTTCAAGATGCTGCTGATGACCCGCCTCGGTGAGGCGCTGTTCCGCTACATCCGGCTGCGCGGATTCGAGAAGTTCCTGCACGGGCCGGGCAACGGCCTGCGCCGCCGGATGATCAACTCCATCGGTTCGGTGTCGGTGCGGCAGTTCGGGCTCAGGCGCCTGGGCCTGGTGCCGCCCGGCCAGATGGAGGACATCGTCCGCGGTGCCATCGGGCTTGCGACCGAGGGGTTCTTCGAGGGTGTCGCCGCGGGCAGCATCGTAGTCCGCCATGACCGGACCATCGTCCGGCTCCTCGCGGCGAGCGGCAGGCCGTTCGCCGAGCTGAGCGACGGTACGACCCTTCCGGCCGACATAGTCGTGTGCGCCACGGGCTTCACGCAGGGAGTGCCCTTCCTGCCCGAGGAGGTGCGGGAGCAACTTCTCGACGAGCGCGGAAACTTCATGCTCTATCGCCAGATCCTGCCGGTCGGGGTCCCCGCGCTGTACTTCAACGGATACAACTCCTCGTTCTTCAGCCCGCTGAACGCCGAGATGGCCGCGGTCTGGATCGCGGCGGACCTGGCGGGCGCGCTGCCGCTGCCGGACACCCCGACCATGCGCCAAGCAGTCGTCGACCAGCTGGCGTTCATGGACATCGCCATGAACAAGCACCACTGCCACGGCACGAAGATCATCCCGTTCTCGCTGCACAACGTCGACGAGGTACTCGGCGATCTCGGAATCGACATCAAGCGGCGCACCCGGGCCGCGCACTGGCTCAATCCGGTCGACCCCGCGGCCTACCGGCACATCGCTCCGGCCGCGCTCGCACGCAATAAGTCCTATGACCCACAGGCCGGTTCCGGACCCGCTCCGGCCGGCGACACCGCGCGTGCTGTGTGA
- a CDS encoding cupin domain-containing protein, whose translation MTLGGGYMLPSRGGRAIAAIGLGITVKTDGKSTHDAYSMFEYAVPPRTDGPPPHVHTREDESFICLAGRLDVHLGGEDFVLEHGDYLFLPRDVTHAFRNPYDEESRVVSVVSPAGLEDYYQALADMPPGPKDIRVMTRIMADFGIELRLPPEAR comes from the coding sequence GTGACTCTAGGTGGTGGCTACATGTTGCCTTCGCGCGGCGGACGCGCGATCGCGGCGATCGGGCTCGGGATCACGGTCAAGACCGACGGTAAGTCGACCCATGACGCCTACTCGATGTTCGAGTACGCCGTACCCCCGCGTACCGACGGCCCACCCCCGCACGTCCACACCCGCGAAGACGAGTCCTTCATCTGTCTCGCCGGACGGCTCGATGTCCACCTCGGCGGCGAGGACTTCGTCCTGGAGCACGGCGACTATCTGTTCCTGCCGCGCGATGTGACACATGCCTTCCGCAATCCGTACGACGAGGAGTCGAGGGTCGTCTCCGTGGTCTCGCCCGCCGGTCTGGAGGACTACTACCAGGCGCTCGCGGACATGCCTCCCGGGCCCAAGGACATCCGGGTGATGACACGCATCATGGCCGACTTCGGCATCGAGTTGCGCCTTCCGCCCGAGGCCCGGTGA